One segment of Echeneis naucrates chromosome 15, fEcheNa1.1, whole genome shotgun sequence DNA contains the following:
- the LOC115055565 gene encoding inactive phospholipase D5-like, translating into MKSQQKCIVIFALVCCFAVLVALIFSAVDIWGEDEDGITEDNCSKNCRAVLVENIPEDISFLDNGTSHLPLSAGLYNLLDRAIRVVEIVSPLWLLNSSDYESSFQPAATQGRALLSRLQGLKERGIQLKISSGMIDSTELRMLATHNAEVHYVNMTALTTGHLLSSFWVVDRSHFYIGSANMDWRSLAIRKELGVLVYNCSCLALDLHRVFSLYWGLQYKDFIPSFWSKRLFALFNKNTPMDFTLNSTKAQAYISSSPDVFIPKHRSSDLEAISWVIQEARHFIYISIIDYLPLLSRSAHKYWSRIDGLIREALILRKVRVRMLISCWEETQPLTFNFIWSLRSLCMEQANCSLEAKFFNPRVKRDGSVQGINHNRFMVTDRAIYLGNLDWVGNEFTFNAGAGLVISQPEGVEERNATVVDQLRASFERDWFSRYTRSLQANKIPVCNKHQINRLVTVKDSHLDNGPVPIRTGQHDGGPAPMRNSPKDDGQTPGKTKNRDDTSKNHPTHQGNANGFPPVIDSYQESQVKVSHLDNRQIKSSYHDNPMDPPSQSSESSGSRELANASL; encoded by the exons AGCAGTGCTTGTGGAGAACATCCCAGAAGACATCTCTTTCTTAGACAATGGTACATCCCACCTGCCTCTCTCAGCGGGCCTGTACAACTTACTGGATCGAGCTATCCGGGTCGTAGAGATAGTTTCCCCGCTGTGGCTCCTCAACTCCTCCGATTATGAATCCAGCTTCCAGCCAGCGGCCACACAG GGCAGGGCTCTGCTGTCCAGGCTGCAGGGGCTGAAGGAAAGAGGAATCCAGCTGAAGATCTCCAGCGGGATGATCGACTCGACGGAGCTCAGAATGCTCgccacacaca ACGCTGAGGTCCACTATGTGAACATGACAGCTCTGACCACAGGCCATCTCCTGTCTTCCTTCTGGGTGGTTGACAGGAGTCATTTCTACATCGGCAGTGCCAACATGGACTGGAGATCGCTGGCCATA AGGAAGGAGCTGGGTGTATTAGTCTACAACTGCAGCTGTTTGGCTCTGGACCTCCACAGAGTGTTCAGCCTCTACTGGGGGCTCCAGTACAAAGACTTCATCCCCTCCTTCTGGTCCAAACGCCTCTTCGCtcttttcaacaaaaacacaccaatgGATTTCACTCTCAACAGCACCAAGGCTCAGGCCTACATCtct AGCTCGCCAGATGTTTTCATCCCCAAACATCGTAGCAGCGACCTGGAAGCTATTTCCTGGGTCATCCAAGAAGCCCGCCATTTCATTTACATCTCCATCATCGATTATCTGCCCCTCCTCAGCCGCAGTGCCCACAA GTACTGGTCTCGTATCGATGGCCTTATCCGGGAGGCTCTGATCCTCAGGAAAGTGCGGGTTCGTATGCTGATAAGTTGCTGGGAAGAGACTCAACCACTTACTTTCAACTTTATTTGGTCCCTGAGGAGTCTGTGCATGGAGCAGGCTAACTGCTCACTAGAAGCT aagttCTTCAACCCCAGAGTGAAGAGGGATGGCAGTGTGCAGGGAATCAACCACAACAGGTTTATGGTGACAGACCGAGCTATTTATTTAG GCAACCTTGACTGGGTAGGAAATGAGTTCACCTTTAATGCAGGAGCAGGTCTTGTGATCAGCCAGCCTGAGGGTGTCGAAGAGAGGAATGCCACAGTGGTGGACCAGCTACGGGCTTCGTTTGAGAGGGACTGGTTTTCACGTTACACACGCTCTCTGCAGGCCAATAAGATCCCTGTTTGTAACAAGCATCAGATAAACAGGCTAGTTACAGTGAAAGACAGCCACCTGGACAATGGGCCAGTGCCTATCAGAACAGGCCAGCATGATGGCGGGCCTGCACCAATGAGAAACAGTCCCAAAGATGACGGGCAGACACCAGGGAAAACCAAGAACCGTGATGACACAAGTAAAAACCACCCTACCCACCAAGGAAATGCTAATGGATTTCCTCCAGTCATAGACAGTTACCAGGAGAGTCAAGTCAAAGTGAGTCACCTTGACAACAGACAAATCAAAAGTAGTTACCACGACAATCCAATGGATCCACCCAGTCAGTCATCTGAAAGCAGCGGCAGCAGAGAGCTAGCCAATGCATCACTGTGA
- the cfap36 gene encoding cilia- and flagella-associated protein 36 isoform X1, whose protein sequence is MAEDDSEWVVESIVGYLGSPEWVIPVTDFMENKCTVFDAEDENKLSYTEIHQQYKNLVEKLLENYMQEVGINEQQFLTACTSPYAKSKTLQVVFQPVLATDDFQMFRSLMVRKNMELQLQALRVIKERNGALPECLTDGVDVMTELQQQEMKILEEVLKKSKEEYDEEMSRRVLLEEEVGSTSSGCSDNPMAESSKQLISSSASSQEISTVKVNGKSIISEQRKTAAPEGGDGKSAAKIGSSAKPDCGSKTVESRVLPAVRAPVKCDEPHASSSPQTKTQSSSNQTAETWLEEAHREAGFSKPFTELSASQQEQLQQRAAYLRQQRDKLHALKREQQKNKQATTTEEPPTSPTPAPTTTPEAVGQSQSNGASTRPLPPSPTQHSANSSKQKAISAEERKKLQKRKHLADKLKEEVIKK, encoded by the exons ATGGCTGAGGATGACAGTGAATGGGTGGTGGAGAGCATCGTTGGCTACCTGGGGAGTCCCGAGTGGGTCATCCCTGTCACCGACTTTatggaaaacaaatgcacaG tttttgatgccgaagatgaaaataaattatcatACACAGAAATCCATCAGCAGTATAAGAACCTG GTGGAGAAGCTGTTAGAGAATTACATGCAGGAAGTTGGCATCAATGAGCAGCAGTTTCTGACTGCATGCACCTCTCCTTATGCCAAGTCCAAAACTCTGCAG GTGGTATTCCAGCCAGTTCTGGCAACAGATGATTTCCAAATGTTTCGTTCGTTAATGGTCCGGAAGAACATGGAGCTGCAGCTTCAAGCCCTCAGGGTgataaaggaaagaaatg GGGCCCTGCCAGAGTGTCTGACTGACGGTGTGGATGTGatgacagagctgcagcagcaagagATGAAAATCCTGGAGGAGGTTCTGAA AAAATCAAAAGAAGAGTATGATGAGGAAATGTCCAGGAGGGTGCTGTTAGAGGAAGAGGTTGGTTCCACCTCCAGTGGCTGCTCTGACAACCCAATGGCAGAGAGCAGCAAACAGCTCATTTCCAGCTCTGCTTCCAGCCAGGAAATCAGTACTGTCAAG GTCAATGGCAAGTCCATTATAAGTGAGCAGAGGAAGACAGCTGCCCCTGAAGGAGGAGATGGGAAAAGTGCAGCTAAGATCGGATCCTCAGCTAAACCAG ACTGTGGCAGTAAGACTGTGGAGTCCAGAGtccttcctgctgtgagagCTCCAGTAAAGTGTGATGAGCCCCATGCCAGCAGCAGTCCTCAAACCAAGACGCAGAGCAGCAGCAACCAGACGGCTGAGACATGGCTGGAGGAGGCGCACAGGGAGGCTGGCTTCTCTAAGCCGTTTACT GAGTTGTCAGCGtcacagcaggagcagctccagcagagggcagcgTATCTTCGACAGCAGCGTGACAAGCTGCACGCACtgaagagagagcagcagaaaaacaagcaggCAACCACAACAGAGGAGCCACCCACAAGCCCCACGCCAGCACCCACCACCACCCCG GAGGCAGTGGGGCAGTCCCAGAGCAATGGGGCCAGTACCcgtcctctgcctccttctccaACACAACACTCTGCTAATTCCTCCAAACAGAAG GCGATATCTgctgaggagaggaagaagctgcagaagagaaaacatctGGCTGACAAGCTGAAAGAGGAAGTGatcaaaaaataa
- the cfap36 gene encoding cilia- and flagella-associated protein 36 isoform X2: protein MAEDDSEWVVESIVGYLGSPEWVIPVTDFMENKCTVFDAEDENKLSYTEIHQQYKNLVEKLLENYMQEVGINEQQFLTACTSPYAKSKTLQVVFQPVLATDDFQMFRSLMVRKNMELQLQALRVIKERNGALPECLTDGVDVMTELQQQEMKILEEVLKKSKEEYDEEMSRRVLLEEEVGSTSSGCSDNPMAESSKQLISSSASSQEISTVKVNGKSIISEQRKTAAPEGGDGKSAAKIGSSAKPDCGSKTVESRVLPAVRAPVKCDEPHASSSPQTKTQSSSNQTAETWLEEAHREAGFSKPFTELSASQQEQLQQRAAYLRQQRDKLHALKREQQKNKQATTTEEPPTSPTPAPTTTPAISAEERKKLQKRKHLADKLKEEVIKK, encoded by the exons ATGGCTGAGGATGACAGTGAATGGGTGGTGGAGAGCATCGTTGGCTACCTGGGGAGTCCCGAGTGGGTCATCCCTGTCACCGACTTTatggaaaacaaatgcacaG tttttgatgccgaagatgaaaataaattatcatACACAGAAATCCATCAGCAGTATAAGAACCTG GTGGAGAAGCTGTTAGAGAATTACATGCAGGAAGTTGGCATCAATGAGCAGCAGTTTCTGACTGCATGCACCTCTCCTTATGCCAAGTCCAAAACTCTGCAG GTGGTATTCCAGCCAGTTCTGGCAACAGATGATTTCCAAATGTTTCGTTCGTTAATGGTCCGGAAGAACATGGAGCTGCAGCTTCAAGCCCTCAGGGTgataaaggaaagaaatg GGGCCCTGCCAGAGTGTCTGACTGACGGTGTGGATGTGatgacagagctgcagcagcaagagATGAAAATCCTGGAGGAGGTTCTGAA AAAATCAAAAGAAGAGTATGATGAGGAAATGTCCAGGAGGGTGCTGTTAGAGGAAGAGGTTGGTTCCACCTCCAGTGGCTGCTCTGACAACCCAATGGCAGAGAGCAGCAAACAGCTCATTTCCAGCTCTGCTTCCAGCCAGGAAATCAGTACTGTCAAG GTCAATGGCAAGTCCATTATAAGTGAGCAGAGGAAGACAGCTGCCCCTGAAGGAGGAGATGGGAAAAGTGCAGCTAAGATCGGATCCTCAGCTAAACCAG ACTGTGGCAGTAAGACTGTGGAGTCCAGAGtccttcctgctgtgagagCTCCAGTAAAGTGTGATGAGCCCCATGCCAGCAGCAGTCCTCAAACCAAGACGCAGAGCAGCAGCAACCAGACGGCTGAGACATGGCTGGAGGAGGCGCACAGGGAGGCTGGCTTCTCTAAGCCGTTTACT GAGTTGTCAGCGtcacagcaggagcagctccagcagagggcagcgTATCTTCGACAGCAGCGTGACAAGCTGCACGCACtgaagagagagcagcagaaaaacaagcaggCAACCACAACAGAGGAGCCACCCACAAGCCCCACGCCAGCACCCACCACCACCCCG GCGATATCTgctgaggagaggaagaagctgcagaagagaaaacatctGGCTGACAAGCTGAAAGAGGAAGTGatcaaaaaataa